The genomic window CAATAACTTAGCAAAATAACTTTTGAGTATTTATTTGATTAGCAAGATGGAGATAGGTTGATATCTATGCACTTGAATGCGTGTGTTGAAATATTTACTCATTATTAAGTGGAGGTCAATATGTCTATATCTGATGTTCATTGGACAACCCCACTTAGTGATTATTATAAGTTTAGTGTTGATGCAGAGGTCCGACTGAGGAAGGTAAGTGGGGTATTGGTGTTTGTGGTGAGGGATGCTGATGGTGTCGTGGTTGCCGCTAGTTGTTGGTAAATTCTTTCATTACCAGACTCAGAAGTAGCAGAAGTTTTAGCTATGCggaagaatttgaaatttgcaAAAGATGTGTCTTTTGTGAATCTTATAGCGGAATCAGATGCTTCAAATGTGGTTTTGGCGTTGCATAATCGTCGACAATCTTCCCACTATGTTGGTTCTATTATTGAAGATTGtattaattttaatgtttaCTTTCATAGTTTAAATTTTGTTCATATTAGGCGTGAAGCTAACCATACTGCCTATTATTTAGCTAAACATGTCCTTTACAATTCAGACTACATATGGATTGAATAGACTTTCCGCCTTATATTTATGCAGTCTTGGTTTTTGATTTGTTGCCCGACttttattaatgaaattatttttaacttaaaaaaagaagatattatttgatttttatgtttattgtattttattttaatttcttaaatcaCTCTTTAACTTGTGGAGTGCCTTTATGTGCTCCCTCCTATAAAACAAGCATTGTTTTTTCATTAGAATAAACTTACTCTGAAATTATAGAATTATAGAGTATTTTTAACAGAGACAGATTAAGAAATTTGTACACACAAAGTAAAATCTTTAACATGTAAAGTATTCTAATAGGAACATATGTATTAAACATCATTTAGGCTTTGTTTGTGAGATTAAAGTGGAAGATAGAGGAGGGTTTTGAAAGAAGAAACAAGTAGAAGGATTAGAAGAGTTTGGAAGAGGAGAAGTTTGGACTTTGGAGTGTTTTATATTAattctttaaatttaatttatgttgtTAAAATACTCTCTTAAATAATGTGAaaaattctctatttttttcatcTACTTTCTTTTCTCTAAATTCCTCCTACCCATTCCCCTCCAAACTTGCAAACAAGgcttagaaggaaaaaaaaaatgtaactctATATCAACATGCATATGATGTTCGCTTAAGTTCCTATGAAATTTTACAACACAGTTTTAATCCTACTAAATTCAAATCTGTTTAGCTATctttaaacttttaaatttttaaatatttttttgcaatactATTTAGAATAAGTTGtggaaaaaaatgatttattataatcaaacttttgtttttgagaaaaaaaaattggaatttttctctTTCCCGTGTCTTTTTCTCCATCCGAATTTCTATTTTAATCCTTGAATAAAAACTTCGGATGCGTTTTTCAAATAAAGACTTCGTAATGtgtttctcaaatttttttaaatttaaactagaaaaaaaacttcaaaaaatatattccgaaatttttattcaaatgcAAAAGAGAAAATTAGGAGGAAAGATTCACgggaaagagaaaaattcaaaaaaatggCATTCTAATACCAAAGCCCAATCCattccataaaaaataaaaaaataaaaacataaaaacaaaatgcagCGGCTACTGCTTCGGAATTGtatcagaaacaagctgaagtCGCAGTGAACTCAACGCAGCGTGGGAATTGGTCGCCGGCAGCCATAAACAGCGACAAATTCCGTCCGTCCAGGTTTTCCTCTTAAACACAATTTATCTTAAAATGTTTAGCTGATTCTATTCTACTGTTCTGTTCTTATCGTTCCTATTATTTGCATTTTATTGATTGTGACTTGTACTGGTGACTGCTGTAAGCTGTTACATCTTGTCTTAAAATGAAGTGGAAAGCTATCAAGCACGACACCTGTCTGACACgcgtcggtgtccgacactcgtatAACACTCTTTGGATAGCTCAGACATGTGtccaataaaaaatcattttttcctttgcatcggtgtccgacaccggtAAGAGACTGTGTAGCGGTGTTGGTGTCCTATGTTTTTTATATTAGCCGTGTTTACATGTCTGTGTCGGAGTCCGTGCTTTATAGGTGGAAAGCTTGAATTCGATTTATATTTTCCTGAAGTTTATTCCTTAGGTATCATTACTTTTCATAATATGTGAACTGTGAAGTGTTTTCATTTATTAGATATGAAGGATGGACATttggattaggcgtgtcccggaCATTACATTGAATTATAGCATTTTGTCAAACTATTATCAGTGTCGATATGTTAGTGTCTGTGTCGTGTTCAATGTccgtgtttgtgcttcatagttaGATATATGGTAAAGATGGAGTATTATTTTAGGTTTCTCCTATTTGTAGGTAATTTATCGTATATTTGTAGCTATTGTGTCAATATAGCTGTTGTGTCGTATATTTGTAGGTTTCTCTTATTTTGAACTTTTGCTACAAACATATACATTGTCTACGCATATTGTGTCAATCTTCCATAGCTGTGTATTAGGCTTAATCAAGCGAGGTATAAATATGTGTGCAGATTAGAAATGTTTTTTCACTTCAGATGCTAAATAATATATCCTATCTTTGCAGCTTGAAAGATTCCAATCAGTATACCACAGCAACAAAGATGAGTTATACAACTTCTTTCCAAAATAAGAGTTTCAATTTTCACTCTTTGAATGATCTGCATGGTCGTAACAATCAAGGGAGTTGTGTTTTTGACGCGAGTTTTAATCATAGTTCAATTAAAAAACTGTCTACATTGCGATTGCGCCAAATTTCTTTCAGTGATTATTTTTCTACAAATAAATGTTGTTCATCTTGGAAAGGATTGCAGTGTAGAAGTTTGTATGCTACCGTTTTAAATGAAAGAGTTGATGAAGTTGACCATGAAGATTTTGGCTTTGAAAGTTACACTGACAAAAGGAGAAAATCTAGTGAACAAGTGAAGTCTTTCAAGTCTCTCAACTCTCCAACTTTGTCATCAGATGGACCATTTGTCAGAAACAGTGAGATGGCCAACAATAAGATTCTCCAAAATCTATGCAATAACGGGAAGTTAACGGATGCAGCAAGAATAATTGATATTATGGCACGTAAAAGTCAAATACCTCATTTCCCTTCTTGCACAAACTTGATTCGAGGTTTAAGCAATATCGGTCGCATAGACAAAGCTTGCCAAATCATGAATATCATGGTTATGTCTGGCGGTGTTCCTGATATAATTACATTCAACATGGTTATCGGAAGCCTTTGTAAAAGAGGTCATTTAAAATCTGCTCTTGAATTGCTTGAAAATATGAGCTTCAGTGGTTGCTTCCCGGATGCAATTACTTATAATACAATAATTCGTTGCATGTTTGATAAAGGAGATTCAAATTTGGCTGTTAGTTTTTGGAAGGATCAATTGAGAAAAGGGTTCCCTCCTTATTTATTTACCTATACATTGCTTATTGATCTGGTTTGCAAACATTGTGGGGCTACTCGAGCGCTTGAAGTATTGGAAGATATGGCGAGGGAAGGTTGCGATCCTAATATCACTATGTACAATTCTCTTGTAAGTTTTAGTTCTAAACAAGGGAAATATAATGATACTGCTTTGATTATATCCAATTTCCTCTCTCGTGGGATGCAACCGAATGTTGCGACATACAATATCCTTATCCACTCTCTTAATCTCCATGGGCATTCAGATGTAGTCAATGATATTTTGAAGATTATGAATGAGACTTCCATATCACCTACAGTTGTTACTTACAATATTCTGTTGAATAGTTCATGTAAATCTGGATTTCTGGATCGTTCCATAAGCTTATACGTCAAAATGGTTTCTGAGAATTGTTCAGCCGACATTATAACTTACAATACTCTTCTAAATGCTTTATGTAAAGAAGGGTTTATTGATGAGAGCATTCAATTACTTCGCTCTTTGTCCGGTACTAATTGTTCGCCTGGAACGGTCACTTATAACATAGTAATTGATGGGTTAGCTAGAATGAGATCTATGAATTCAGCAAAAGAAATGTTCGGCGAAATGGTGAAAAAAGGAATTGATCCTGATGTTGTTACCCACAGTACTTTGATATGGGCTCTTTGCCGGGTATATCGATTTGAAGAAGCAGTGGAGCTATTGAAAGTGGTGTATAGGAAAAGacaaaagattaaaaataatgCTTATGAATGTGTTATCCTAGGATTATGTAAGCAAAAGAAGCTTGATGTTGCAATTCAAGCTCTAGACTTGATGGTAAAAAGTCGATCTCAGCCAAATGAGAAAATATATTATGCTTTAATGAAGACTGTTGCTAATGAAGGTATGGTAAAAGAGGCTAATGATTTGCATCAGAGGTTGATCGAATGGAAGATTCTAAAAGAGGATTCGTTTGATTTAGTTGGAGTTCACACTTAGATTGGCCAAATTCGATACTTTTTATGGCCATGCACAAATTATACATTCCTATCAGGTGATTCTTCTAAtcttttttgtttgattatAAAGGTTGCTTTTTCACTAATTGTCTCTTTGCTCTTTGAAAACTGAAAGTAGCATTGTAACTTTCATGTTTTAAGGTTGACTGATTTTATTGTGCCTTTGTCAATGTCAGGACTCAGGAAAAGCTAGTTGGATTTCGTGCTCTCCCGAGTATTACAATGTCCAACACCATATGCTGATATAAACTCAGCATTGAGTTAAATTTTGACAGTGGAAGGGGAAGTCGACATACTTGCCTTCATCGCTAGTTAATGTAATGTTCATTTAATCTTCACATTTTGCAGATTTTAGGATAACTTCGTTCTTTGTTGACGTTTTGGTTGTGCTTTAAGCTTGTTTTGGTGGCTGTAAGTTCATCTATATTGACTTCATAGTGTATTTACATAGTATGTTTTAAGATTCAAGTTCAtgccatttttattttgttgtagcTACTTTTATAattattctaattctaataatttctaataaaatatatcttttataattTGTCAGATTTTACTTACTTCACGGCCGAATTCTAAATTACCGAAGCTTTTTCTTCTGAGAACCGGagagttaacacaaaaaaaattacatttttcttttttgcgaGTTTTCAATGCTACTTTTATAAAGAACGGTTGCATAgaaataaaaagttgttttcTATCTTGTAATAATCAACTAACCTTTAGATCTAATATGAAATGTTGAGTTGCTTAAAATTTGCTCATTAGAAATGCTCTAAAAACAGTCTGAGTTCAAGCCTTTTTGCGTTTCTTGTGATATTAACCAAATATATTAGGTACATTTTAGAAAGGAGAATTTGTCTAAATATAGGTAGTATagggactaaaataaaataacagtATAAATGCAGTACATATTTAAACCTTTATCTAATATGGAAATTTAAAATGAGTTGGACGTTGGGGTGGATGAGTTGGAATGTGGAGTGATAAGGTCAGAAGTTCGAAAAATAGGtcttcgtattaatatatgattagaaATATAGcttcccataaaaattataaagaaaaaataagcaTGCATATTTTTATATGATTAGAACTATAGATccccgtaaaaattataaaaattacacttttattaatatatgagtaaaactATAAGTTcccatataaattattaaaaatcaacAGTTGTAttaatataagtagaaatataTGTCCCcgtaaaaattaaagaaaaaatagacatGTGTACTAACATATGAGTAGAAATAGAGATTGTctcaatccaaaaaaaaaaaaatagagattgtCGTACGCTAAATTCTGCCCACCCTTTTATTATCATACTAGTAAGAGACCTGTGCgagacaatattttttttaagttatagtttAGTAATCAAAATTGGTTGCAATTAcatagaacatatttatatatcagttagaatttatcacgtgtaaaatagtttttttgaaatttttgttagTTAGAACTTGCATCACATATAATAATTattgtgaattttttatcagtgataatttgtCCCGTATATGATAGCCAAAAATTCACCTCAATgacctttttaaaagttttggtaATTTGCAGGgtctaaaatcaaactttttattttgcaatggctaaaatcaaaacaagccgtAATTGCAAGaccgttttcatatttaagcctaaaaaaaacacaagaataAAACCATCACACCTATCTCCCTaattctaaaaataaattaaaaaaaaatcacaatcacACCTATCTcccttaatattattattattatattattactaGCGGCCGTGTCTGCCGTGTCtaacttatatataagaaaaagatatacttatgttatggtgagtttgttattaaaagatttttgctactaaaaaattATGTGGCTTATGTTATggttagtttgtttttttattttataaccgCACTATAAATATTTGTTGGATAGATAGGAGACAGGAGATAGTTACCGCGTAATTTGGCAAATTTGAACAAGTCCATCAAGCAGCATCTCTCGGCAGCTCAATACCAAAAACTGTTGTTACGTATTACTTAGGTCTACTACTAATTAAAGTAGAATATAGAATCGAATAGAACAGATACATATACAATTAGGGTTTGGGCGCAAAGGCTGAAGAATGGGAGGCGGCAAAAAGAATAATCGGCGGAATAAGGGCGGAGGCAGCAAAAAGAAGGATTGGTGGAATAATAGTGGTGGTAATTCGGATTCAGAGTGGGTAGGGAAATATTGTATTCTGGTGAAGACCTGGTTTGGTCGATCAGAATTTTTCGTTGTTGATCTGAAACAGCAGATGATTGTAATGAAACATCCGGAAGTTGTATGGAGCGACAACCGCGTGCTTCAGTTCAACTGCGGTGCTTCATAAAGGTACTCTCCGTCCTCAATATCGCTGTCGACAACTTTACAAACTCCACTGGATTTAAAAACCATTAACATTAATGCCTAAAACATCCTTTCCATCTGTACTAACAGTTCCCTTCTATGTAATAACTTATTTTATCTATACTAATGTCAAAATTTGACTTTGATATGCAAACTTCACTAATTCATGGCCAccttattttgaattttggaaTTCTCAATATTCTTGCTATTTCGTTTTGTGCTAAAGAAAAGACTGCAAAACCTTAGATAACTAATTTTGATCTTGCGTAATCTAAGAGCATGATTATCGGTACATATAGTATTGTGGCTTAACTGCACATTACCGTGTCTTGTCGGACAAGATGGATTATTCAATGTTTTCCACCGTTTCTACACTAAAGATCGTGTCTTTGTGCACCAACAGCTCTTAAGTGCCACATAAGTGTGCACatggagttttttttcttccttcaaACAATTAAATacttactttttaaattataaataaattaaatatatgttttactTTCACCGTTGCATACGACTCTttcctttcaatttttaaaattgtgaATCATGTCTTCATTTAACATGTCGAAAATATTACACCTTAGGATATCGCGTCCAGCCAAAAAAGAACGCTCAGGCTGCAGAAGGAAAGCTTCCGTCCCGACTCCCGAGATAACCGGGCAAAGACATTATGAGATGCAACTAAAGCGAAACATTTTGACGAGTAAAGTGTAAACAAACAGCTCCACAAACACCCCTTTACACCATCCCTGCACTTGAAAAAAATCATCAGGCGGCCAAATTAATCAAGCAGAAAAATGGCAATAAAGGGTGTGAATGCTAAAATAATCTACCAGCTTTAAGCATTGACAGAGCACATAATAATAGAATCTCACTAAAAGACCACAATCATACATATAAATATACTATTCCAAATATTATACATATAAGTATACTGCTCCAAACATAGGTAGTACTACTCAAGTCACCGTCGTTATTTGTTAAACAATCGAACACATTTCCGATTTATCTTATACTTTATAAGTCCTCACCCTTATCACTTGTCTTCTGCACTGTGGTTACAATACCTCTCAGAAGATCAATGTAGAGTGGAAGTTGTGCTATTGCATACAAAGTCACAGGTAAGCAAGTGACTGTTTAAATGAGGAACACAATGCGCTTGAACAATAAAGTTGTAAAAAATCACGTTTGGAGTCAAAAACTATAAATCTCAGCTTCAAATTATAATCAATGGTGAAAGCAAAACCGATTCTA from Trifolium pratense cultivar HEN17-A07 linkage group LG1, ARS_RC_1.1, whole genome shotgun sequence includes these protein-coding regions:
- the LOC123903166 gene encoding pentatricopeptide repeat-containing protein At1g08610, which codes for MSYTTSFQNKSFNFHSLNDLHGRNNQGSCVFDASFNHSSIKKLSTLRLRQISFSDYFSTNKCCSSWKGLQCRSLYATVLNERVDEVDHEDFGFESYTDKRRKSSEQVKSFKSLNSPTLSSDGPFVRNSEMANNKILQNLCNNGKLTDAARIIDIMARKSQIPHFPSCTNLIRGLSNIGRIDKACQIMNIMVMSGGVPDIITFNMVIGSLCKRGHLKSALELLENMSFSGCFPDAITYNTIIRCMFDKGDSNLAVSFWKDQLRKGFPPYLFTYTLLIDLVCKHCGATRALEVLEDMAREGCDPNITMYNSLVSFSSKQGKYNDTALIISNFLSRGMQPNVATYNILIHSLNLHGHSDVVNDILKIMNETSISPTVVTYNILLNSSCKSGFLDRSISLYVKMVSENCSADIITYNTLLNALCKEGFIDESIQLLRSLSGTNCSPGTVTYNIVIDGLARMRSMNSAKEMFGEMVKKGIDPDVVTHSTLIWALCRVYRFEEAVELLKVVYRKRQKIKNNAYECVILGLCKQKKLDVAIQALDLMVKSRSQPNEKIYYALMKTVANEGMVKEANDLHQRLIEWKILKEDSFDLVGVHT